The DNA sequence CATAATTAAATAAAGCGAATGAAAAGGTATCAACAAGCGAATAGTGGTGTTCCACGTGGCATTTCCACGTTGAAGCAGAATGCATATCTAGTGTTACTAACTAACCAAGAATTAAAAGCGGCTCCAACATTCCACCAAACACTTGGTCTGCATTTCTTTGCCTCCGTACTGTGGCGGTTGCTGCAGCCGCAGTTGCAGGCTGCGCTGCCTCATCAACATTCAGCAACGTTGAAAAACGAAAATggaatcatcatcaccatcttcttcttcttattctctttCGTCGTTTTACAAATCAGCGAAACTCTTGCTGGCTGTCTCAATCGCGTTCCTTATCGCCTTCAGAGCTCACAGGAAGAAATCTCTCAGCGTTTCTGGAGCCTTCGCTGGCTTCTTCGTTATGGCGCTTCACATTTTTGTAGGAAGCAGGTTCGTTCTTATAACTACTATTATGATGATTTTGATTTCTTCGTTGCGGTTCGACAAAAAATTGAATcatctcttcttttttctctgtTGAGTGGGTGAAGGTTTGGGGTGATGCTGCTGGCATTCTTTTTCACTTCGTCGAAGCTTACGAAGAAAGGACAAGATAAAAAGCGAAAGCTTGATCCTGAATTCAAAGAAGGTGGACAAAGAAATTGGTGTGTGTTCCTTTTTCTCTATCTCCACTACTCAGCTTGAAGCTTAATAATATTGTCTCTACGTTACGCTTGAATTCAAATTTTCTTATTAATTGGATATTCAAATAAAgtgttagctaaaaaagagtgaaGGGAGTGAAAATTTGTGAATGGTCAACTTTCCATGGACTCCAGATATTAGTGAATTGTTTTTGCTTGCTAAGATTTTGTTAAGTTTTTACCAAAGTATTAAACTTTTCAGGCTTTTGATACATTCATTGTATTAAGAACTCATCATTTCTCAAACCTTGAGTCACTCATTAGCAGAAACCTTTCTTGCTAAAACAAAAGATAATTGTCTTCTGAATTgaatacataaagaaaaagatgaacTCGATTGGGATCAAATTGTGCATGGTGGTTAAAAGTGTAAACGAGAGATAACCTTCTGTTTTGACTAATAAACATTGGAATGACCCTTTGATTGAGATATGAATAATATAATGGCCAATTGGGTTGAGACTATCCCTGAATTGAGGGATCAATTTTTTCATATAAAGCATATCCTTGAACTTATCACCCCAATTTTGTGTGGATACCATATTAGTTCCCACTTATCTGCTTCTCTCTTCCTTTTGACCAAATTTCCCTTTACTTTTCTTTCTTAGGGTACAAGTTCTAGCCAATAGTGGCATTGCCTCAGTTTTGGTTGTAGCTATATGGGCATTAACAGAAGGGAAGGATAAGTGTTTGGACTCTAAAGACTCAGCTCTGATCACTTCTCTCATTGGTGGTGTTATTGGCCACTACTCCTGCTGCAATGGAGATACTTGGTCCTCAGAGCTTGGAATTCTTAGTGATGAGCAGCCTCGTCTGATAACAACATTCAAGGTGAATATTCTTACTGGTCAAAACATTGTTTTCATGGATCTTTCTACTTGTATTTACCGTTCTTTTGTTTATTTCAACAATGAAACTTTGGCTTCAATTGTAGTAACCAGGTGTTTAGTTTCCAGAAGCATTTTCATGAATGTTTGCAAGTAAGTATTTGAAATCAATTAGAAAGTGATAGAATCTAAGAGACAGTAGTACAAAGTGAAGAGAAACCAAGGAGAACATAGAGAAATCGAAATTGACAACCTCAATCATGCTTTACTTTTGAATGACACAATTTGTAATCATGTATCTTTAATTACAGTTATAACTGATTCTTGGAGATTCTAACCACATTCAAGCTGAACCTAACTGTGTAAGTAACTTGACCAAGGCATGTGAACTAGCCATGTGGACTGTGATCTGGAAGCTTCCTCTGACTATTTTGTCAGTCTAAGATGCCCCTCTCATTTTTTGCTTGAGTCTCAACATTTTGCTTATCCATTAACCATGTGAGAAAACAGCTGATTGATCTATTGAAGGAATATAAGGGATCATTTATGGAGAACTCTCCACAAAGAAGTGAATAAAGCTTCATGCATTTAGTTATGGAGTGCATAGCCAAATCGTGAGCCAGTCAGTCCATATTACGCTGCTTAGGTTGTCAACAGTAGACCATTGATCTAGTGAAATCACGTTCATTGCTGCCAAAAACATTTACTTCCCATGGAAAGTAACAGCCCTGCCCCACCCATATGAGTTTCATGAAATGTGCAGGAAAGTTTCCTGAGAAATTGATAAATCTATAggatttcttccctttttttttgggggggggggggggggagggtatTGAGAATTTTAAAAGTCAAAGCTCTACAAAATAGTTTCTTACGAATTATGTCCCGTTCTGTTTTCTTAGCCGTTACCAAataaatttacttttctttttcttgaagtGTTTGATGACCAAACTGTGCCTTAGATTACCTGCTATGGTAAGTGGCTCATAACATGAATGCTGTAAAGAGAAATAGTCAAATAGAGATTGCTGCTAAATTTCATAGATTatgtttacaaattattttcttcCTGTTACCAGCCAGTGAAGAAGGGTACAAATGGTGGTGTGACTAAAGCAGGTCTTTTAGCAGCCGCAGCAGCTGGAAGTGTCATCGGAATATCTTTTGTTCTTCTGGGATTTATGACAACTAAATGTGGCTCTGATATAGCTCTTAAACAACTACTGGTCATACCTATTGCTACCCTGGCAGGAGTAGTAGGAAGTGTCATTGATTCTCTGTTGGGTGCAACCCTGCAATTCACCGGATTCTGCTCGGTTCGAAATAAGGTAAATTTAAATATACACATATAATGCACACTTCTTTCCAATGGGCATAATATATGCTTGAATTCCTAATCTGACTTATTTTTGCCTACGGCACCTTTGCTAGCTTTTTTCATCAACAAAAACTGTTAATATCCCTCAAATTTCCCTTTGAAAATGACATTTAAGAAGCCAATCCTTGAATTCCTTATTTATATCAGTTGGTTGTTGAACAAATTTTAAtgctaaatcaattagttaatagtAGAAGAGTTTCTATAATGAAAGGTAATATAGAAGGTAGAACCTTCCTATGTTAGTGGTTGGATCTTTGATAGTTAAAATTTCTTACTTCATTTTGTAGATTGTTGGGAAGCCAGGACCAACAGTTAAAAGGATCTCAGGAGTCAATATTCTAGACAACAATGCGGTCAACCTTGTATCTATACTTTTGACCACAATTTTGACTTCAATAGCTTGTTTATACATATTCTAAAATTTGTAACTTATTGGTGGTAGATGTTCTTGTACTGTTGTATTTTCATTTATCAGTTAGAACGACATAAGCAATAATGTATTGGAAAAATTTCAAGTGTAACGAGAGTACCGGTATTCCATttgttttaattgttgatttcaattaatatatattatatatatttttttataattcaaatcaacGATTAAAACAACTGGAATACCGGTATTTCCGATACACTTGAAACTCTTCTGTATGTATTATCATCTTAAATTAATAGAACATGATAAGCAAGATACATGATAGGAATCTGTCTGATAGTTCCTTGGTAATTTGTGCTACCCCTAATTGATTTTGGTGTTAGCAACTTAACCAAAAACTTTAATGAAGTTGGAGGTAAGCACTGTAAGATTCAGTTATCTGCCACCTACCTCCATTTGGAATCCACAAGAGTGGATTAACGCCATACATTGGTGACAGTCATTGGGGTCATGTTCCAAAAGAGTTGTTTTTGGGTATAATAAATGTATAAACAGGTTATTTTTGGGTACATATAATAAAGGCAATGTCCAGTGGATCCAATAAGCGAGTAAAATATCTACATAAAAAACTGCACCATTTTTTAATTCTGTGCACTTAAAACTGAGGCGGTAATCTTGTGTGTTATCCAAGTGTTTTACATCCTAGATTCTAGACTAGTTGCTTATGTGGCCCAAAGCTGCTTCTTACCTTTGTCaagaccttttttttttttttcttttcaaggttgatgcaagaagagGCCAGAGATCACATGGGCCAGTGATGAAACTCACAACATGCCGTtcatgattatttatttatttatttatttatttatttaagggaGTGTCATTAGTTTTGTAAAGTTGGTCTTATTGGCTGAGGAACTATTCCCCAAAACAAAAGGATCTAGTCATCTAGTTAGCTCAATCCCTTTCATCTATCAATCTTCATAGGAATAACTAATAGGCGTCTATAGGCGATATAGATATTTGTTTGGgggtagaaaaaagaaaaaagaaaagtgagGAGTGGCAGAAGGTGAATATTGAGCATTATGGAGGGTCATTTTGTGAAATCATTGAGATAATGGTGATGGGGCCTAATGGGGGGTTCTGTCCAAAAGACCTGCCTCCAATGGGTCCTCTAATTCCTATCCCCTTCAGCTTTAAACAGCTCAACAATTAGGGGGCCATTTTCACCCAAAAGGACAAAAAGGACAAATCGACAATGCTTCTAATTTATCATCATCTCTatgctaatattttatttttctattaatatttttattctcgTTACACAAGTACTGATAAATACAAGTTATAACACATTTAATCAACTATTTCATTACACACTGCTTttcaaaggagaaaaaaaaaacacatttatGCTATTACAATTtagaaacactaaaaaaataaaaaggacgtACTATACTTATGTCTCCTCCTTGTACCTAAAAGTTGTTTTAATATGCTCTAACGAAATTGACATGTCTACTTCGTTCATTAGGGTACTTtacaaactcaaaaattaaataaataaataattgaaatttGTTCATAGGTTGTACCGGAAAGTTATTATAAGCTGTAGCTACATTACCCCCATACCAAACAAGACATAGACATAAGATATAACCAAagagtttataaaaatttggatcaacttctaaaatgagaaaaaaataaacaaataaaaaattctattgaTGGATCGTCCTATAAAATAAAGATCAAAGACCAATATAGATAGGGCTCCAGCTTCACCTGACTCCACAACAATCAGCACTCTTTTTGCCGACACATTGGTAGAAAAGTTCTATAAATATGCTCATTTTTTCATGCCTATTGTTCATTTCACccttattaattattatctttAGTGGCGTTAATAACTTTCTTAATTCATTTGAATCAACATGCTTTCAAGCATGAAAAAGAGAACCGGTTATACTTATGTATATAGAACAACATGATTAGAGAGATTAAAAAAGTTAATCAACAAGTCAAAAGTCACATACTCTAAAGGCTGCCATCTTcatttgtaattattattattattatttaatttttcttatctATTATCAAAGTAAAATAATGTCACATAATGCAAATTCCAATGAAATTCAATTTAAAACCCTTAACCAAAACCAAGTAACATCAATACCATATTATATGATTCAGATGAATAAATATACTATATTACTAGTATGATATTCATATACAGAGATGttgaattatatgaaattatTAAGTGTCTAGTACAAAGAGAACAAAATGATGAAGATTAAATCATTTATATGCCACAATACTGGCCAACAGCAATAATAGAAAGCTtgtgaatgaaaataaaatatacaaatcaaACATAAAGGCATCCTTTTTTCTTCATTGCGTTTCTGAATATGTTGTACATAAGTTATCTCTTGGTACGTTAGCTAAGAGCTAGGatcaaaattaatataataataaagaggTAGTGACAATTATGAACAAAATAGAGGAGGTAGGATTAAATCTGAAACTGAAATCAAGCAGTTCTTAAGTCCAAGAAAttaaatgttttatttaattatatggtACTTACTACTTACCGAGGGAGGTAGATTCATATATGGGGTTCGGTTAGGGACCCCAATCATTTATTACTACTGCTTTTTTGCATGCCCATTTTTTCTCTCTTCTAACTTATCAACTAAGTTATTCATCGTTGCCAttctactttcttttctttttcttttcttttttttttccccatGTTCTTACCTGTTTATGGATTTTTTTTTGGGACTTTTGAGTGGGATTTTTTTTCTTACATATTGGTATAATCTTGGTGTAATACTTAATCATTGGATTTTATGGTGTTTTTCGAAATTGTGGGAACAGTACAATACGCCCTCTTGTATTGACAATACGTCTCCCTtgtattgtatattttaaattaaaatatacaatacaAGGGAGACGTATTGTCAATACAAGAGGGCGTATTGTACTGTTCCCACAATTTCGAAAAACACCATAAAATCCAATGATTAAGTATTACATCCAAATTTtttcaatatataaaaaaattaaccctTTTGAGTGCTCATGGAAATATACGATTAAACATAAGAATATGACTTTAACCAACggttttagaatttttgttatatttattgAAACAATGCCGGTTGAGTTGGTTCAATGACTCTAAACCATGGTATAATTGGACATTTTAAACATGGAATGGCGAGATGTGGTATATAATATTTCCTTATGTGGCAAGAAAATCAACCAATTAATTTGTATCTTTAGTAACGATTTGCTTTTAAAATTCTCAATTATATTTTCTCCATTCggaaatatatttataacaaacTATAAATTCAGTCAcaggtataaaatatatgttaaattacaaaatatacattaaaaatacatatacataatgttaatttagtaattaatatttaatatgcacgtaatattttttgttataaccAGCTAGTGCTTGGATTGATAAATGAAGAGCTATTTTACTTAAAGTCTTACATTCAATgagtttattcatttatttatttatgaaaaataacaggagactattagaatttattttttttatcatcacttagccatcaactcaatttttttagtttaatttttttaatctattaatttaacaacatattttatcctatatttttaaacattaatgaTTAACTAATagccaaaaacaataaattctaataatcctctaacatttttctttaattatttgtaTTCTCATGGCTCTTACAAGTTACaacattaatcaattaattaacatgtATAAATGTGAACATTTGATATGACACATAGTTTACTAGAAGGCTAGCAATTAGAAGACAACCGAAGAAATGGTCTAACTACTAAATAGCAACTTTGGCAATTCACATAACATAAACAAATTTCAGAGACCAGCCAGAGTAGGTGAGAGACAAAGAGGTCTCACTAACTTTATTCAACACTTTCTCTTAAGcaaaatgacaaaaataaaatagtaagtcCATTTCCCCTATTGTCCttcaacatatatttttattaaaaaaaatccaattgaGAAAAACACTAAGCCTAACTAGAGCTTTCAAGAAACATAGCTTAGACCAAGTAGTGAATTCAGAATATaaaatagaaagagagagagagagaggagagagatgcCGAAGGCATGCATCCACATTGAATATGGCCAATGAGTTTGTAGGAATGCCACCACATTTTAGGTTACATTGGCAGGGTAAAGGGAGCAAAAGGGTGGGGGCCATAAGGGTAATAAGAAGAGAAAGAAACACCAAATAAAGAGTCTAAGGCTATGAGAAGAGGAGAGGGTGCTGAGTGCTGACACTGCCAAAAATAATTGCATGCACGAATAAGCCACCGACACTACACAACATACACCCCATGTTCCCtccaaaccaaaaataaaaaatatcacctAACTCACCATAAAGTTTTGTTCTTTTTTGTGAAATACCAACACCCCTCATCACAATTCTATTTGAAAACGTATATACTAGATGATTTTTACATAAAATCCCTAACTGGCATTTTTGGCAATGATAACTTAACATCggtagaagtaaaaaaaaaaaaagaactgagGAACCACACCACTATGTAATATTAGGAACCTTAACATAATATCTCATATTATGGTTCATGACTCTTATCAGCAGGCCACAGAGCATGCAGTTGAAGCTGATTTTACTGGAACCAAAATGTCACCACCACCGCTGCCGCCGCCGCCTCCTATGGATTGGATGCCGGCAGCTGCTTCCTCTAGGCGCTCCCATGTTATTCTTCGCCTCTCGGCCACGGCACTTGACCTCGCGTCGTCCTCCTCAAACTTGCGCTGGCAGGCGAGTACGAGGTCTTCGTCCATCTGAGACAGCATCTTCCTGATGTTCTGAGTTAAGTTGAGTACCGCTTGGTTCCAGTGGCTTTGAGAGTTATGTACAAGCGCCGAGAAGACGAGCGGCAGGATCACCTGCCGGTTCTGTGTGATGAGATTTAGGATGTGCTCATTGTTCCATAGCAGATGTGCTCGTTCGGCCACCTATTTATAAGTTGAAtgatatttgaaataaaaacatTAGCATTACAACTATAGTAGCATCTTGAATGCTTAGGCATTTGGAAAATACATGACTATAATTAAGTTCCAGTTACTTGGAGTTTAAGAAAGAAGCCGTTGTAAAAGCAAATTATTTGAACTAAAAGGAGAACTATGTTTGCAAAAACCTACCTGGTAATGAGAACTATTAAGGCAGCAACCTAACCGTCGGAAAAGCGGAACCATAATCTTCTGAAATTCAGGCATGCTAGTCATTTCCAAAACTTCTTCCAACTCACTTATGAACATTAGCTCCTTTTGGCTATTTGTTACTGGCCAGTACTTCAAAAGTCCCTTTATCACAGAGCTAGCAAGTCTTTGATCCTTATCTATGAACTGTACAATGCAATATGTTAACTGCTGATGATAAATACCAATGGATTTCGGTTTGTGCAAAGGAAGTAGAGCCCTCCACAAAAATAACTTGTGCTCTTCCTTCAATGGCAGGGCGAAACCACTGATCACACTCCCAAAAATCTCCAACAGCTCGGCAATTCCATTATGCCGTTCGGTCTCAAAAACAAATCGGTAGAAGATATTGCTGACCGACTTCCGGATGAAAGACCTGTGGAGCATGAATTTCCCATAGATTCTATGCAGAATTGTTTTCAAGCAGTCTCTTTCTCTGGGATCCTCGGAATCAAAAAGGTCAAGTAGTCTTAAAATAAAGGCATGATCTACATGTGCCTTTGCCACCTTCACATCAAGTGAGTTATAATTGATGAACTGAAGGAGTAGATCATAAACTATTTGCAGGTGAGACCAAGCAGGATCAAACATAGGCTCGTCATCTTCTGTTTCGCCACCGGTAGTACTTGTACGAAACTTGGGTGGAAAAACCCTGAACAAATTAGCTGCACACATTTTACACAGTGCAGCAATTGATGGTTCTGTAAACTTCACAGATCCAGAAGATACAAAATCAGCTAGCTCTAACAAGGTTT is a window from the Arachis hypogaea cultivar Tifrunner chromosome 1, arahy.Tifrunner.gnm2.J5K5, whole genome shotgun sequence genome containing:
- the LOC112708331 gene encoding protein PGR — protein: MESSSPSSSSYSLSSFYKSAKLLLAVSIAFLIAFRAHRKKSLSVSGAFAGFFVMALHIFVGSRFGVMLLAFFFTSSKLTKKGQDKKRKLDPEFKEGGQRNWVQVLANSGIASVLVVAIWALTEGKDKCLDSKDSALITSLIGGVIGHYSCCNGDTWSSELGILSDEQPRLITTFKPVKKGTNGGVTKAGLLAAAAAGSVIGISFVLLGFMTTKCGSDIALKQLLVIPIATLAGVVGSVIDSLLGATLQFTGFCSVRNKIVGKPGPTVKRISGVNILDNNAVNLVSILLTTILTSIACLYIF
- the LOC112708342 gene encoding serine/threonine protein phosphatase 2A 57 kDa regulatory subunit B' kappa isoform — its product is MIKQILSKLPKKVPKSDSSDSGRSESGNTTTFGNVFQCTNVGSTISSKLNVVKRVSSVVFPASMNTGVEAIDPSLSFKDVSNTQKQSLFISKLNLCCKVYDMTDPDKNCTEQDQKRQTLLELADFVSSGSVKFTEPSIAALCKMCAANLFRVFPPKFRTSTTGGETEDDEPMFDPAWSHLQIVYDLLLQFINYNSLDVKVAKAHVDHAFILRLLDLFDSEDPRERDCLKTILHRIYGKFMLHRSFIRKSVSNIFYRFVFETERHNGIAELLEIFGSVISGFALPLKEEHKLFLWRALLPLHKPKSIGIYHQQLTYCIVQFIDKDQRLASSVIKGLLKYWPVTNSQKELMFISELEEVLEMTSMPEFQKIMVPLFRRLGCCLNSSHYQVAERAHLLWNNEHILNLITQNRQVILPLVFSALVHNSQSHWNQAVLNLTQNIRKMLSQMDEDLVLACQRKFEEDDARSSAVAERRRITWERLEEAAAGIQSIGGGGGSGGGDILVPVKSASTACSVAC